One window of the Sparus aurata chromosome 17, fSpaAur1.1, whole genome shotgun sequence genome contains the following:
- the LOC115566982 gene encoding protein asteroid homolog 1-like isoform X2, giving the protein MGVQGLTTFLETHQQIYRDVQFRMSRLVIDGCNLLHLLYSGLDQNHGGEYAAFENQVEKFIAALRACEIKPYVVLDGGTDPTDKKLETVTQRAEDRIQRAHLAAVGGSQENIVPQLVNMVFRQTLARLEVPVAKCYGEADQEIAALANELNCPVLSRDSDFYIFDLSAGLLPISHFQWEALGQSGSRCYIPCKNYKTSNICILFNIQPQLLPAFAALAGNDYVKLQRMESSIRWAQFCPASAVKLSRLEGLLCWLRSFHQPQEAFEAALGLMGTLSGKRKAELLQGLHLGMEEYRLPPSTLKRFFLHGTAPPFPAEEETAGLVPDWIRLPFTQARLPSDILDVLLLQRMNLGYPVAHADTPSAYLTSRPIRQVMYGLLLGCRGGPVQERDREGLQLKFIPVQPAFRGVAKQLQLNSLDKAEASQRLQVLLEALGVTEASLSHLLPQLRLLVAVTCYWMQRAQPRPDERLLRALLLGVTNGDALRRRADLQIQNHQKLDVCVAHAFSQWQACMKDSIQLNQLLGYPLPEPQIAKLYEGMLVHNLVHQMRTRKMKWLKYNPSSVKQYKAMLSVVHQSLRQEVSKPSVTQTTPTSPRQQHQGDLTASLQQLFLQYEDDEETATEAYSVVRALQDQELDDLLSVRTRYRARERINSGKNPDLVLKKERRGVDIM; this is encoded by the exons ATGGGTGTTCAGGGACTGACCACATTCTTAGAGACTCACCAGCAGATCTACCGGGACGTCCAGTTCCGGATGAGCCGTCTGGTGATCGATGGCTGCAACCTGCTCCACTTGCTGTA CTCAGGTCTGGACCAGAACCATGGTGGGGAGTATGCTGCGTTTGAGAACCAGGTTGAGAAGTTCATTGCAGCGCTCAGAGCCTGTGAGATCAAACCGTACGTGGTGCTGGACGGAGGCACGGACCCCACCGACAAGAAGCTTGAAACAGTGACGCAGAGAGCTGAGGATCGGATCCAGAGAGCCCATCTAGCGGCGGTGGGGGGCAGCCAGGAGAACATCGTGCCACAGCTGGTCAATATGGTGTTCAGACAGACGCTGGCCCGGCTGGAGGTCCCGGTGGCTAAGTGCTACGGGGAGGCCGACCAGGAGATTGCCGCCCTCGCCAATGAGTTGAACTGTCCGGTGCTCTCCAGAGACAGCGACTTCTACATCTTTGACCTCTCAGCAGGGCTGCTGCCGATCTCTCATTTCCAGTGGGAGGCGCTGGGGCAGAGCGGCTCGCGGTGCTACATCCCCTGTAAGAACTACAAAACCTCCAACATCTGTATCCTCTTCAACATCCAGCCGCAGCTCCTACCTGCCTTCGCCGCTTTGGCCGGGAACGACTACGTGAAGCTGCAGAGGATGGAATCTTCCATCCGCTGGGCTCAGTTCTGCCCAGCAAGCGCTGTGAAACTGAGCCGCCTGGAGGGGCTGCTCTGCTGGCTGAGGAGCTTCCACCAGCCTCAGGAGGCCTTCGAGGCGGCGCTGGGGCTGATGGGAACGCTGAGCGGGAAGAGAAAGGCAGAGTTACTGCAGGGCTTGCATCTGGGCATGGAGGAGTACCGGCTCCCTCCCAGCACCCTGAAGAGGTTCTTCCTCCACGGGACAGCACCTCCATTcccagcagaggaggag ACGGCGGGTCTTGTCCCAGACTGGATCCGGCTGCCGTTTACGCAGGCCCGGCTGCCTTCAGACATCCTGgacgtgctgctgctgcagaggatgAACCTTGGCTACCCCGTGGCCCACGCTGACACACCCAGCGCCTACCTGACGTCCAGGCCGATCCGCCAGGTGATGTACGGGCTGCTGCTGGGTTGCAGAGGGGGGCCGGttcaggagagagacagagaaggactCCAGCTGAAGTTCATCCCAGTCCAGCCAGCCTTCAGAGGGGTCGCCAAGCAGCTGCAGCTCAACTCACTGGACAAG GCAGAGGCCTCTCAGCGTCTGCAGGTGTTGCTGGAGGCTCTGGGGGTGACGGAGGCCTCTCTGAGCCACCTGCTACCTCAGCTGCGCCTCCTGGTGGCCGTCACCTGCTACTGGATGCAGAGAGCTCAGCCTCGTCCGGACGAGAGGCTGCTGAGGGCGCTGCTGCTGGGTGTGACAAACGGAGACGCTCTGAGACGCCGCGCAG atCTGCAGATTCAGAATCACCAAAAGCTGGATGTGTGCGTGGCTCACGCTTTTAGCCAATGGCAGGCGTGCATGAAGGACAGCATCCAGCTGAACCAGCTGCTGGGCTACCCGTTACCTGAACCACAGATCGCCAA GTTGTATGAGGGGATGTTGGTCCACAATCTTGTACACCAGATGAGGACAAGAAAAATGAAGTGGCTGAAGTACAACCCCTCAAGTGTGAAACAGTACAAAGCCATGCTGTCTGTCGTCCACCAGTctctcagacaggaagtgtcaAAACCCTCAGTCACTCAGACGACACCAACGTCTCCACGCCAGCAGCATCAGGGTGACCTGACCGccagcctgcagcagctcttccTCCAGTACGAAGATGACGAGGAGACTGCAACTGAAGCCTACAGCGTGGTCAGAGCACTGCAGGACCAAGAGCTGGATGACTTGCTGTCGGTGAGAACTCGTtacagagccagagagagaatCAACTCTGGCAAAAACCCAGACCTGGTCCTAAAGAAGGAGCGCAGGGGGGTGGACATAATGTGA
- the LOC115566983 gene encoding protein asteroid homolog 1-like, whose translation MGVQGLTTFLETHQQIYRDVQFRMSRLVIDGCNLLHLLYSGLDQNHGGEYAAFENQVEKFIAALRACEIKPYVVLDGGTDPTDKKLETVTQRAEDRIQRAHLAAVGGSQENIMPQLAKMVFKQTLARLEVPVAKCYGEADQEIGALANELNCPVLSSDSDFYIFDLSAGLLPISHFQWEALEQSGSRCYIPCKNYKTSNICILFNIQPQLLPAFAALAGNDYVKLQRMESFIRWAQFCPASAVKPSRLEGLLCWLRSFHQPQEAFEAALGLMGTLSGKRKAELLQGLHLGMEEYRLPPSTLKRFFLHGTAPPFPAEEETAGLVPDWIRLPFTQARLSSDILDVLLLQRKNLGYPVADADTPSAYLSSRPIRQVMYGLLLGCRGGPVQERDRKGLHLKFIPVQPALRGVAEQLQLNSLDKAEASQRLQVLLEALGVTEASLSCLPTRLRLLMAVTCYWMQRAQPRPNDRLLRALLLGVANSDALRRRADLQIQNQKLNVGVAHAFSQWQACMKDSIHLNQLLGYPLPEPQIAKLYEGTVVHNLVHQMRTRKMKRLKYNPSSVIQYKAMLSVVHQSLSQEATKPSVTQKTPTSPRRQHQGDLTTSLQQLFLQYEDDEETATEAYSVVRAAQDRDLDGLLSVKTRYKARERINSGYNPDLVLKKELRWVDVM comes from the exons ATGGGTGTTCAGGGACTGACCACATTCTTAGAGACTCACCAGCAGATCTACCGGGACGTCCAGTTCCGGATGAGCCGTCTGGTGATCGATGGCTGCAACCTGCTCCACTTGCTGTACTCAG GTCTGGACCAGAACCATGGTGGGGAGTATGCTGCGTTTGAGAACCAGGTTGAGAAGTTCATTGCAGCGCTCAGAGCCTGTGAGATCAAACCGTACGTGGTGCTGGACGGAGGCACGGACCCCACCGACAAGAAGCTTGAAACAGTGACGCAGAGAGCTGAGGATCGGATCCAGAGAGCCCATCTAGCGGCGGTGGGGGGCAGCCAGGAGAACATCATGCCACAGCTGGCCAAGATGGTGTTCAAACAGACGCTGGCCCGGCTGGAGGTCCCGGTGGCTAAGTGCTACGGGGAGGCCGACCAGGAGATTGGCGCACTCGCCAATGAGTTGAACTGTCCGGTGCTCTCCAGCGACAGCGACTTCTACATCTTTGACCTCTCAGCAGGGCTGCTGCCGATCTCTCATTTCCAGTGGGAGGCGCTGGAGCAGAGCGGCTCGCGGTGCTACATCCCCTGTAAGAACTACAAAACCTCCAACATCTGCATCCTCTTCAACATCCAGCCGCAGCTCCTACCTGCCTTCGCCGCCTTGGCCGGGAATGACTACGTGAAGCTGCAGAGGATGGAATCTTTCATCCGCTGGGCTCAGTTCTGCCCAGCAAGCGCTGTGAAACCGAGCCGCCTGGAAGGGCTGCTCTGCTGGCTGAGGAGCTTCCACCAGCCTCAGGAGGCCTTCGAGGCGGCGCTGGGGCTGATGGGAACGCTGAGCGGGAAGAGAAAGGCAGAGTTACTGCAGGGTTTGCATCTGGGCATGGAGGAGTACCGGCTCCCTCCCAGCACCCTGAAGAGGTTCTTCCTCCACGGGACAGCACCTCCATTcccagcagaggaggag ACGGCGGGTCTTGTCCCAGACTGGATCCGGCTGCCGTTTACGCAGGCCCGACTGTCTTCAGACATCCTGgacgtgctgctgctgcagaggaagaaCCTCGGCTACCCCGTGGCCGACGCCGACACGCCCAGCGCCTACCTGTCGTCCAGGCCGATCCGCCAGGTGATGTACGGGCTGCTGCTGGGTTGCAGAGGGGGGCCGGttcaggagagagacagaaaaggacTCCATCTGAAGTTCATCCCAGTCCAGCCAGCCTTGAGAGGGGTCgctgagcagctgcagctcaacTCACTGGACAAG GCGGAGGCCTCTCAGCGTCTGCAGGTGTTGCTGGAGGCTCTGGGGGTGACGGAGGCCTCTCTGAGCTGCCTGCCTACTCGACTGCGCCTCCTGATGGCCGTCACCTGCTACTGGATGCAGAGAGCTCAGCCTCGTCCGAACGATAGGCTGCTGAGGGCGCTGCTGCTGGGAGTGGCGAACAGTGACGCTCTGAGACGGCGAGCAG atCTGCAGATTCAGAATCAAAAGCTGAATGTGGGCGTGGCTCATGCCTTCAGCCAATGGCAGGCGTGCATGAAGGACAGCATCCACCTGAACCAGCTGCTGGGCTACCCATTACCTGAACCACAGATCGCCAA GTTATATGAGGGGACAGTGGTCCACAATCTTGTCCACCAGATGAGGACAAGAAAAATGAAGCGGCTGAAATACAACCCCTCGAGTGTGATACAGTACAAAGCCATGCTGTCCGTCGTCCACCAGTCTCTCAGTCAGGAGGCAACAAAACCCTCAGTCACTCAGAAGACACCGACGTCTCCACGCCGGCAGCATCAGGGCGACCTGACCACcagcctgcagcagctgttcCTCCAGTACGAAGACGACGAGGAGACCGCGACTGAAGCCTACAGCGTGGTCAGAGCAGCGCAGGACCGAGATCTGGATGGCTTGCTGTCGGTGAAAACTCGTTACAAAGCCAGAGAGAGAATTAACTCTGGCTACAACCCAGACCTGGTCCTGAAGAAGGAGCTCAGGTGGGTGGACGTAATGTGA
- the LOC115566982 gene encoding protein asteroid homolog 1-like isoform X1 codes for MGVQGLTTFLETHQQIYRDVQFRMSRLVIDGCNLLHLLYFDSGLDQNHGGEYAAFENQVEKFIAALRACEIKPYVVLDGGTDPTDKKLETVTQRAEDRIQRAHLAAVGGSQENIVPQLVNMVFRQTLARLEVPVAKCYGEADQEIAALANELNCPVLSRDSDFYIFDLSAGLLPISHFQWEALGQSGSRCYIPCKNYKTSNICILFNIQPQLLPAFAALAGNDYVKLQRMESSIRWAQFCPASAVKLSRLEGLLCWLRSFHQPQEAFEAALGLMGTLSGKRKAELLQGLHLGMEEYRLPPSTLKRFFLHGTAPPFPAEEETAGLVPDWIRLPFTQARLPSDILDVLLLQRMNLGYPVAHADTPSAYLTSRPIRQVMYGLLLGCRGGPVQERDREGLQLKFIPVQPAFRGVAKQLQLNSLDKAEASQRLQVLLEALGVTEASLSHLLPQLRLLVAVTCYWMQRAQPRPDERLLRALLLGVTNGDALRRRADLQIQNHQKLDVCVAHAFSQWQACMKDSIQLNQLLGYPLPEPQIAKLYEGMLVHNLVHQMRTRKMKWLKYNPSSVKQYKAMLSVVHQSLRQEVSKPSVTQTTPTSPRQQHQGDLTASLQQLFLQYEDDEETATEAYSVVRALQDQELDDLLSVRTRYRARERINSGKNPDLVLKKERRGVDIM; via the exons ATGGGTGTTCAGGGACTGACCACATTCTTAGAGACTCACCAGCAGATCTACCGGGACGTCCAGTTCCGGATGAGCCGTCTGGTGATCGATGGCTGCAACCTGCTCCACTTGCTGTACTTTGACTCAG GTCTGGACCAGAACCATGGTGGGGAGTATGCTGCGTTTGAGAACCAGGTTGAGAAGTTCATTGCAGCGCTCAGAGCCTGTGAGATCAAACCGTACGTGGTGCTGGACGGAGGCACGGACCCCACCGACAAGAAGCTTGAAACAGTGACGCAGAGAGCTGAGGATCGGATCCAGAGAGCCCATCTAGCGGCGGTGGGGGGCAGCCAGGAGAACATCGTGCCACAGCTGGTCAATATGGTGTTCAGACAGACGCTGGCCCGGCTGGAGGTCCCGGTGGCTAAGTGCTACGGGGAGGCCGACCAGGAGATTGCCGCCCTCGCCAATGAGTTGAACTGTCCGGTGCTCTCCAGAGACAGCGACTTCTACATCTTTGACCTCTCAGCAGGGCTGCTGCCGATCTCTCATTTCCAGTGGGAGGCGCTGGGGCAGAGCGGCTCGCGGTGCTACATCCCCTGTAAGAACTACAAAACCTCCAACATCTGTATCCTCTTCAACATCCAGCCGCAGCTCCTACCTGCCTTCGCCGCTTTGGCCGGGAACGACTACGTGAAGCTGCAGAGGATGGAATCTTCCATCCGCTGGGCTCAGTTCTGCCCAGCAAGCGCTGTGAAACTGAGCCGCCTGGAGGGGCTGCTCTGCTGGCTGAGGAGCTTCCACCAGCCTCAGGAGGCCTTCGAGGCGGCGCTGGGGCTGATGGGAACGCTGAGCGGGAAGAGAAAGGCAGAGTTACTGCAGGGCTTGCATCTGGGCATGGAGGAGTACCGGCTCCCTCCCAGCACCCTGAAGAGGTTCTTCCTCCACGGGACAGCACCTCCATTcccagcagaggaggag ACGGCGGGTCTTGTCCCAGACTGGATCCGGCTGCCGTTTACGCAGGCCCGGCTGCCTTCAGACATCCTGgacgtgctgctgctgcagaggatgAACCTTGGCTACCCCGTGGCCCACGCTGACACACCCAGCGCCTACCTGACGTCCAGGCCGATCCGCCAGGTGATGTACGGGCTGCTGCTGGGTTGCAGAGGGGGGCCGGttcaggagagagacagagaaggactCCAGCTGAAGTTCATCCCAGTCCAGCCAGCCTTCAGAGGGGTCGCCAAGCAGCTGCAGCTCAACTCACTGGACAAG GCAGAGGCCTCTCAGCGTCTGCAGGTGTTGCTGGAGGCTCTGGGGGTGACGGAGGCCTCTCTGAGCCACCTGCTACCTCAGCTGCGCCTCCTGGTGGCCGTCACCTGCTACTGGATGCAGAGAGCTCAGCCTCGTCCGGACGAGAGGCTGCTGAGGGCGCTGCTGCTGGGTGTGACAAACGGAGACGCTCTGAGACGCCGCGCAG atCTGCAGATTCAGAATCACCAAAAGCTGGATGTGTGCGTGGCTCACGCTTTTAGCCAATGGCAGGCGTGCATGAAGGACAGCATCCAGCTGAACCAGCTGCTGGGCTACCCGTTACCTGAACCACAGATCGCCAA GTTGTATGAGGGGATGTTGGTCCACAATCTTGTACACCAGATGAGGACAAGAAAAATGAAGTGGCTGAAGTACAACCCCTCAAGTGTGAAACAGTACAAAGCCATGCTGTCTGTCGTCCACCAGTctctcagacaggaagtgtcaAAACCCTCAGTCACTCAGACGACACCAACGTCTCCACGCCAGCAGCATCAGGGTGACCTGACCGccagcctgcagcagctcttccTCCAGTACGAAGATGACGAGGAGACTGCAACTGAAGCCTACAGCGTGGTCAGAGCACTGCAGGACCAAGAGCTGGATGACTTGCTGTCGGTGAGAACTCGTtacagagccagagagagaatCAACTCTGGCAAAAACCCAGACCTGGTCCTAAAGAAGGAGCGCAGGGGGGTGGACATAATGTGA